In Mercurialis annua linkage group LG6, ddMerAnnu1.2, whole genome shotgun sequence, the following are encoded in one genomic region:
- the LOC126685728 gene encoding endoglucanase 17: protein MALSHLPHFTLLLVLFLSSSLPHCHCFPAIHHHHHPRFAHHNYKDALTKSILFFEGQRSGKLPSNQRVKWRRDSGLSDGSAMHVDLVGGYYDAGDNVKFGFPMAFTTTMLSWSVIEFGGLMKGELQNAKQAVRWGTDYLLKATVHPDTIYVQVGDANKDHACWERPEDMDTDRSVFKIDKNTPGTEVAAETAAALAAASLVFKKSDPTYSKLLIKRAIRVFQFADKYRGPYSNGLKKIVCPFYCDYSGYEDELLWGAAWLHKATKNPIYLNYIQINGQTLGAAQFDNTFGWDNKHVGARILLSKAFLVQKVPALHDYKDHADNFICSIIPGAHFSSAQYTPGGLLFKMDDSNMQYVTSTSFLLLTYAKYLIQARKVVNCGGTIITPNRLRNIAKRQVDYLLGDNPLKMSYMVGYGPKYPQRIHHRGSSLPSIGVHPAKIQCSAGFSIMKSQSPNPNILVGAVVGGPDEHDRFPDERSDYEQSEPATYINSPLVGALAYLAHSFRQI, encoded by the exons ATGGCTCTCTCTCATCTTCCCCATTTCACACTCCTACTCGTCCTCTTCCTCTCTTCTTCTTTACCACATTGCCATTGCTTTCCGGCcatccaccaccaccaccaccccCGCTTCGCTCACCACAATTACAAAGATGCCCTCACCAAATCCATTCTGTTCTTCGAAGGACAGAGGTCCGGCAAGCTTCCTTCTAACCAAAGAGTCAAATGGAGGAGAGACTCCGGTCTTTCAGACGGCTCTGCCATGCAt GTGGATTTAGTCGGAGGGTACTATGACGCCGGAGATAACGTAAAATTTGGTTTCCCGATGGCTTTCACCACCACAATGCTGTCATGGAGTGTGATTGAATTCGGTGGGTTGATGAAAGGAGAGTTACAAAATGCTAAGCAAGCCGTCCGTTGGGGTACTGATTATCTTCTCAAAGCTACTGTTCATCCAGACACCATTTACGTTCag GTGGGTGACGCTAACAAAGACCATGCTTGTTGGGAGAGACCGGAAGATATGGACACAGACAgaagtgtttttaaaattgacaaaaatactCCCGGCACCGAAGTTGCCGCTGAAACCGCCGCCGCTCTGGCTGCTGCTTCTTTAGTGTTCAAGAAATCAGACCCTACTTACTCCAAGCTTTTGATCAAGAGGGCCATTAGG GTGTTTCAATTTGCTGACAAGTATAGAGGACCGTACAGTAATGGATTAAAGAAAATTGTTTGTCCATTCTACTGCGATTACTCTGGATATGAG GATGAATTGTTGTGGGGTGCTGCTTGGCTCCATAAGGCGACCAAGAACCCGATTTATCTTAACTATATTCAAATTAATGGGCAAACACTTGGGGCTGCACAGTTTGATAATACATTTGGTTGGGACAACAAGCATGTTGGTGCAAGAATTCTTCTATCTAAG GCATTTCTTGTCCAAAAAGTACCAGCTCTCCATGACTACAAAGACCATGCAGATAATTTCATCTGTTCAATAATTCCAGGGGCTCATTTCTCTTCTGCTCAATACACTCCAG GTGGACTTCTGTTCAAGATGGATGATAGCAACATGCAATATGTGACCTCCACTTCATTCTTGCTCTTAACCTATGCCAAGTACTTGATTCAAGCCCGCAAAGTTGTTAACTGTGGTGGCACTATAATTACTCCTAATAGGCTGCGAAACATTGCCAAAAGACAG GTGGACTATTTGCTAGGAGACAATCCACTAAAGATGTCCTACATGGTGGGATATGGTCCAAAATACCCTCAAAGAATACATCACAGAGGCTCATCATTACCATCCATTGGGGTGCACCCGGCCAAGATCCAATGCTCGGCGGGCTTCAGTATCATGAAATCGCAATCGCCAAACCCCAACATTCTGGTGGGTGCAGTCGTCGGAGGACCGGATGAGCACGATAGGTTCCCCGATGAAAGATCAGATTACGAGCAGTCCGAGCCCGCCACGTATATCAATTCGCCTCTCGTAGGGGCATTGGCTTATCTCGCTCACTCATTTCGCCAGATCTAA